In Pungitius pungitius chromosome 2, fPunPun2.1, whole genome shotgun sequence, a single window of DNA contains:
- the ran gene encoding GTP-binding nuclear protein Ran, with product MAQCNPVAVFKLVLVGDGGTGKTTFVKRHITGEFEKKYVATLGVEVHPLMFHTNRGAIKYNVWDTAGQEKFGGLRDGYYIQAQCAIIMFDVTSRVTYKNVPNWHRDLVRVCENIPIVLCGNKVDIKDRKVKAKAIVFHRKKNLQYYDISAKSNYNFEKPFLWLARKLIGDPNLEFVAMPALAPPEVQMDPTLAAQYEKELQVASQTALPDEEDDL from the exons ATGGCACAGTGTAACCCGGTGGCGGTGTTTAAG CTCGTCTTAGTGGGAGATGGGGGCACTGGGAAAACCACCTTCGTGAAGAGGCACATTACAGGAGAGTTTGAGAAGAAATATGTCG ctACTCTTGGAGTAGAGGTGCACCCGCTGATGTTCCACACCAATAGAGGAGCTATCAAGTACAACGTGTGGGACACAGCTGGTCAGGAGAAGTTTGGAGGCCTGAGAGATGGATACTACATTCAAG CTCAGTGTGCCATCATCATGTTCGACGTCACCTCTCGAGTTACCTATAAGAATGTTCCCAACTGGCATCGTGATCTTGTCCGTGTTTGTGAGAACATTCCCATTGTCCTCTGCGGCAACAAGGTGGATATCAAAGACCGCAAAGTCAAAGCCAAGGCCATTGTGTTTCATCGCAAGAAGAACCTGCAG TACTACGACATTTCTGCCAAGAGTAACTACAACTTTGAGAAGCCCTTCCTGTGGCTAGCGAGGAAGTTGATTGGAGACCCCAACCTGGAGTTTGTGGCGATGCCTGCCCTGGCTCCCCCAGAAGTCCAAATGGACCCGACCCTTGCTGCACAGTACGAGAAAGAGCTTCAA GTTGCATCACAAACGGCGCTCCCAGATGAAGAAGATGACCTCTAA
- the ndufs8b gene encoding NADH:ubiquinone oxidoreductase core subunit S8b isoform X3 — MSSTVSLRLLHCYSKPGKLGCGLCRLFSLTVQRESYKYVNAQELPTDLRSITDRAATTLLWTELFRGLAMTMSYLFREPATINYPFEKGPLSPRFRGEHALRRYPNGEERCIACKLCEAICPAQAITIEAETRADGSRRTTRYDIDMTKCIYCGFCQEACPVDAVVQGPNFEFSTETHEELLYNKEKLLNNGDQWEAEIAANIQADYLYR, encoded by the exons ATGTCTTCCACAGTGAGTCTGCGTCTTCTCCACTGCTATTCAAAGCCAG GCAAGTTAGGATGTGGTCTTTGTCGCCTATTCAGTCTCACCGTCCAGAGAGAGAGCTACA AGTATGTGAATGCTCAGGAGCTGCCGACAGACCTGAGGTCCATCACCGACCGGGCTGCAACAACCCTCCTGTGGACAGAACTCTTTAGAg GTCTGGCGATGACTATGAGTTACCTGTTCCGGGAACCAGCCACCATCAACTACCCGTTTGAGAAGGGCCCTCTGTCCCCCCGCTTCAGAGGAGAGCACGCCCTCCGCCGCTACCCTAATGGAGAGGAGCGCTGCATCGCCTGTAAGCTGTGTGAGGCCATCTGCCCTGCTCAG GCCATCACCATTGAAGCTGAGACTCGAGCCGATGGAAGCAGAAGAACCACACGCTATGACATTGATATGACCAAATGTATCTACTGTGGCTTCTGCCAGGAAGCCTGTCCTGTTGATGCCGTCGTTCAG GGTCCAAACTTTGAGTTCTCCACAGAGACCCACGAGGAGCTGCTGTACAACAAGGAGAAGCTTCTCAACAACGGAGACCAATGGGAGGCTGAGATAGCAGCCAACATACAGGCCGACTACTTGTACAGATAG
- the ndufs8b gene encoding NADH:ubiquinone oxidoreductase core subunit S8b isoform X1 has product MYVRHVIIRGDLLSDASTAFIRQGSLMSSTVSLRLLHCYSKPGKLGCGLCRLFSLTVQRESYKYVNAQELPTDLRSITDRAATTLLWTELFRGLAMTMSYLFREPATINYPFEKGPLSPRFRGEHALRRYPNGEERCIACKLCEAICPAQAITIEAETRADGSRRTTRYDIDMTKCIYCGFCQEACPVDAVVQGPNFEFSTETHEELLYNKEKLLNNGDQWEAEIAANIQADYLYR; this is encoded by the exons atgtacgTACGTCATGTTATTATAAGGGGGGACTTGTTGAGTGACGCATCGACAGCATTTATTAGACAGGGGTCTCTG ATGTCTTCCACAGTGAGTCTGCGTCTTCTCCACTGCTATTCAAAGCCAG GCAAGTTAGGATGTGGTCTTTGTCGCCTATTCAGTCTCACCGTCCAGAGAGAGAGCTACA AGTATGTGAATGCTCAGGAGCTGCCGACAGACCTGAGGTCCATCACCGACCGGGCTGCAACAACCCTCCTGTGGACAGAACTCTTTAGAg GTCTGGCGATGACTATGAGTTACCTGTTCCGGGAACCAGCCACCATCAACTACCCGTTTGAGAAGGGCCCTCTGTCCCCCCGCTTCAGAGGAGAGCACGCCCTCCGCCGCTACCCTAATGGAGAGGAGCGCTGCATCGCCTGTAAGCTGTGTGAGGCCATCTGCCCTGCTCAG GCCATCACCATTGAAGCTGAGACTCGAGCCGATGGAAGCAGAAGAACCACACGCTATGACATTGATATGACCAAATGTATCTACTGTGGCTTCTGCCAGGAAGCCTGTCCTGTTGATGCCGTCGTTCAG GGTCCAAACTTTGAGTTCTCCACAGAGACCCACGAGGAGCTGCTGTACAACAAGGAGAAGCTTCTCAACAACGGAGACCAATGGGAGGCTGAGATAGCAGCCAACATACAGGCCGACTACTTGTACAGATAG
- the ndufs8b gene encoding NADH:ubiquinone oxidoreductase core subunit S8b isoform X2 yields MQGQHMSSTVSLRLLHCYSKPGKLGCGLCRLFSLTVQRESYKYVNAQELPTDLRSITDRAATTLLWTELFRGLAMTMSYLFREPATINYPFEKGPLSPRFRGEHALRRYPNGEERCIACKLCEAICPAQAITIEAETRADGSRRTTRYDIDMTKCIYCGFCQEACPVDAVVQGPNFEFSTETHEELLYNKEKLLNNGDQWEAEIAANIQADYLYR; encoded by the exons ATGCAGGGGCAGCAT ATGTCTTCCACAGTGAGTCTGCGTCTTCTCCACTGCTATTCAAAGCCAG GCAAGTTAGGATGTGGTCTTTGTCGCCTATTCAGTCTCACCGTCCAGAGAGAGAGCTACA AGTATGTGAATGCTCAGGAGCTGCCGACAGACCTGAGGTCCATCACCGACCGGGCTGCAACAACCCTCCTGTGGACAGAACTCTTTAGAg GTCTGGCGATGACTATGAGTTACCTGTTCCGGGAACCAGCCACCATCAACTACCCGTTTGAGAAGGGCCCTCTGTCCCCCCGCTTCAGAGGAGAGCACGCCCTCCGCCGCTACCCTAATGGAGAGGAGCGCTGCATCGCCTGTAAGCTGTGTGAGGCCATCTGCCCTGCTCAG GCCATCACCATTGAAGCTGAGACTCGAGCCGATGGAAGCAGAAGAACCACACGCTATGACATTGATATGACCAAATGTATCTACTGTGGCTTCTGCCAGGAAGCCTGTCCTGTTGATGCCGTCGTTCAG GGTCCAAACTTTGAGTTCTCCACAGAGACCCACGAGGAGCTGCTGTACAACAAGGAGAAGCTTCTCAACAACGGAGACCAATGGGAGGCTGAGATAGCAGCCAACATACAGGCCGACTACTTGTACAGATAG
- the tbc1d10c gene encoding ecotropic viral integration site 5 ortholog isoform X1 produces the protein MLNNDSLLSSDSKMLSPTSADQKNLSVDSSGSDGESEVGQEPETDRFGFILTNGSAAGSVGPPPELVRHRETKWINIIGQWDRLLLKKTSKVKVQCQKGIPASLRAKCWPLMCGATDKMKQSPELYKSLDVQPALQSWVDVIERDLDRQFPFHEMFLSKDGHGQRGLFRVLKAFTQYQPEEGYCQAQGPVAAVLLMNMPAEEAFWCLVEISEQYLPGYYSPLLEGVLFDAAMLNWVLKRTCPAAHKHLQRHGVEPLMFATDWLMCLYTRHLPFNTLLRVWDLFFCYGVRVLLQVAVVLVRRVLGRAELRKQCQGQMETLERLRGVREEVQEEDNAFIAEVCSVQLSGRDLQKQTEKELERWRKDRPSSTFDPRGRCHGYRMAWARAREKEAERDQKERQKGNLSVSLARSASTLSLSPSLLHKRGKKVGKANTREWEGGGGRVVRHFSMGAKEDWRSRTEFNFKMVPRVQEEDDAVSEGHEEQREVKLTEEREQKELLEEPEMIEIHNVPTEHVGEAVIAEQRLGRGETSATAKEDQLIGTEEGRGISEQEEETNVETHKSEGPTKDLTAEHKQRDELHSNSRTHVLEQQRKQIQHLEIHGKDQEAENQLTGGGRAKAEVENQPEMMEDADADKTKDVEAQEGAPPSKEQMIQVDVEPVESTETENERKTQADTGPTETSPGSEVDSRVEAPTITDPPGETDPQQKVVAETEASSAGDTLEHNHHSGESLTETGPKEESHTQTKTIELTQTQEELEENPATQESETEIVQTVSERHIDSKTEAETLILCSPRYIQSEDCTDLAAHTETEVETPNHTVTESSVEECDADASEPSQDEEGRRLGEHSEAQAAPTQAEERENTNLIAAPQDEEDEEVTRAEAGPLTAAGPDGKTSSEETSSSEEPAPEQPSISQDTVGAVEEERTETPLQNTVGDDVVPISTKPTDPPNADRTLEVQDKESHLLSDQAEPVHRGLTPATGHRSSRSSGDICVRKSSNSSGSRLARRLSADLFIVPEKTGQSQSTPNQLVKVKPGQLQSDPGAVNPTQSPPDATSEVSPSLSADVTPAVQLDTPKRSFGLFRRLRGEQPKKAPKMQIPKILIQDFSDVTGTGKPVEKEGEEKLSSRERRRRRRDRERREKEEERLKKKREKELGKEKEGERRKPQTRGKSFQVQREKGSSDATQPAQTGSQKPSSYAESYF, from the exons ATGCTGAATAATGACAGCCTCCTCTCTTCTGACAGTAAGATGTTAAGTCCAACCAGTGCAGACCAGAAGAACCTCAGTGTGGACAGCTCTGGATCTGATGGAGAGTCAGAGGTTGGTCAGGAACCTGAGACCGACCGCTTCGGCTTCATTCTGACCAATGGATCCGCTGCCGG GAGTGTGGGCCCACCACCCGAGTTGGTCAGGCACAGGGAGACCAAATGGATAAATATCATTGGCCAATGGGATCGCCTCTTGCTGAAGAAGACCAGTAAG GTCAAAGTGCAGTGTCAGAAAGGCATCCCGGCCTCTCTGCGGGCCAAGTGCTGGCCTCTGATGTGTGGAGCTACTGACAAGATGAAGCAAAGCCCAGAACTCTACAag TCTTTGGACGTGCAGCCTGCTCTGCAGAGCTGGGTGGACGTGATCGAGAGAGACCTGGATCGACAGTTCCCTTTTCATGAAATGTTCCTTTCAAAGGATGGACATGG gcaGCGGGGCTTGTTCCGGGTGCTGAAAGCTTTCACTCAGTACCAGCCGGAGGAGGGTTACTGCCAGGCACAGGGGCCTGTGGCTGCAGTGCTGCTGATGAACATGCCTGCTGAG GAGGCCTTCTGGTGTCTGGTGGAGATTAGTGAGCAGTACCTGCCCGGATACTACAGCCCTCTGCTG GAAGGAGTCCTGTTTGATGCGGCCATGTTGAACTGGGTCTTGAAGAGGACGTGTCcagctgcacacaaacacctgcagcGCCACGGAGTGGAGCCCCTCATGTTCGCCACGGACTGGCTGATGTGCCTCTACACACGCCACCTGCCCTTCAACACGCTGCTCCGAGTCTGGGACCTCTTTTTCTGCTACG GGGTGCGGGTGCTGCTCCAGGTGGCGGTGGTGCTGGTGCGTCGGGTGCTGGGCCGGGCCGAGCTGAGGAAACAGTGTCAGGGCCAGATGGAGACTCTGGAGAGGCTGAGAGGCGTCAGGGAGGAGGTCCAAGAGGAAGACAACGCTTTCATTGCCGAG GTGTGCTCGGTGCAGCTGTCAGGGAGAGATCTGCAGAAGCAGACGGAGAAGGAGTTAGAAAGGTGGAGGAAAGACAGACCGTCGTCGACATTCGACCCCAGAGGTCGCTGCCATGGATACCGGATGGCGTGGGCGAGGGCACGAGAGAAGGAGGCGGAGCGGGaccagaaagagagacagaaggggaacctgtccgtctctctcgctcgctcggCCTCCACTCTCTCACTGTCTCCATCCCTCCTCCACAAGAGGGGGAAGAAAGTGGGAAAGGCCAACACGCGCGAATGGGAAGGCGGTGGCGGACGAGTTGTGAGGCATTTCTCCATGGGAGCGAAGGAGGACTGGAGGAGCCGCACAGAGTTCAATTTTAAGATGGTGCCGCGCGTCCAAGAGGAGGACGACGCAGTTTCAGAGGGCCACGAAGAACAGAGGGAGGTGAAACTGACGGAAGAGCGGGAACAGAAAGAACTTTTAGAAGAACCTGAAATGATTGAAATTCACAACGTGCCGACAGAGCACGTAGGAGAAGCGGTTATCGCAGAACAGCGGCTTGGACGAGGGGAAACAAGCGCCACTGCGAAGGAGGACCAACTCATCGGGACTGAGGAGGGCAGAGGGATTTCAGAACAGGAGGAAGAAACAAATGTGGAGACGCACAAAAGTGAAGGTCCGACCAAAGATCTGACCGCTGAACACAAACAGAGAGACGAGCTGCACTCCAACAGCCGGACACACGtgctggagcagcagaggaagcaaATCCAGCATCTAGAAATTCATGGGAAAGACCAAGAGGCGGAAAACCAACTGACAGGAGGCGGACGTGCAAAAGCTGAGGTGGAAAATCAGCCTGAGATGATGGAAGATGCTGATGCAGATAAAACCAAAGACGTGGAGGCGCAAGAAGGTGCACCCCCAAGCAAGGAACAGATGATTCAGGTCGACGTGGAACCAGTGGAGAGCACAGAAACTGAAAATGAGCGAAAGACTCAGGCGGACACAGGCCCAACCGAGACAAGCCCAGGCTCAGAGGTGGACAGTCGAGTCGAAGCTCCAACCATCACAGATCCTCCAGGAGAGACAGATCCTCAACAGAAAGTAGTCGCAGAGACGGAGGCAAGCTCAGCGGGAGATACATTAGAACACAATCACCACAGCGGTGAGTCGTTGACCGAAACAGGCCCGAAGGAAGAGTCTCACACCCAAACAAAAACTATTGAACTGACCCAGACtcaggaggagctagaagaaaaTCCAGCCACACAGGAATCGGAGACTGAAATTGTACAAACGGTTTCAGAACGACACATAGACTCAAAGACAGAGGCAGAAACATTAATACTTTGCTCACCGCGATATATTCAATCAGAAGACTGCACGGACCTGGCAGCTCATACGGAGACTGAAGTAGAAACACCAAACCACACGGTGACGGAGTCAAGCGTCGAAGAGTGTGATGCAGACGCTTCTGAACCTTCGCAGGACGAAGAAGGTAGACGTTTGGGTGAACACTCCGAGGCACAGGCTGCTCCAACGCAAGCAGAGGAAAGGGAGAATACTAACTTGATAGCAGCTCCACaggacgaggaagacgaggaggttACACGGGCAGAAGCAGGGCCGCTCACAGCCGCCGGGCCTGACGGGAAGACTAGTTCAGAAGAAACCAGCAGCTCAGAAGAGCCTGCACCTGAACAACCGTCCATCTCCCAGGACACAGTCGGTGCCGTAGAGGAGGAAAGGACAGAAACTCCTCTGCAAAACACCGTAGGAGACGACGTAGTCCCCATTTCCACCAAACCAACAGACCCACCAAATGCTGACAGAACCCTGGAGGTCCAGGACAAAGAATCTCATCTTCTGAGTGACCAGGCTGAGCCGGTTCACAGGGGCCTGACACCAGCCACCGGGCATCGAAGCAGCAGGTCTTCTGGGGACATCTGCGTCCGCAAGTCGTCCAACTCCAGCGGGTCCAGGTTGGCGCGTCGGCTCTCTGCAGATCTCTTCATCGTGCCAGAGAAAACCGGCCAATCACAATCGACTCCTAATCAGTTAGTTAAGGTTAAACCCGGCCAATTACAATCCGACCCCGGAGCGGTAAATCCAACCCAGAGTCCTCCTGACGCAACTTCAGAAGTCTCCCCGTCTTTGTCTGCAGATGTGACTCCAGCGGTTCAGCTTGACACCCCGAAACGCTCGTTCGGTCTCTTCCGCAGGCTGAGGGGAGAACAGCCCAAAAAGGCACCCAAAATGCAAATCCCCAAAATCTTGATTCAGGACTTCAGTGATGTAACAGGCACGGGGAAACCGGTcgaaaaagagggagaagagaaacTAAGctccagggagaggaggaggcggcggagggaccgagagagacgggagaaggaggaggagaggttgaaaaagaagagagagaaggagctggggaaggagaaagaaggagagaggaggaaaccaCAGACGAGGGGGAAGAGTTTCcaggtgcagagagagaaagggagcagTGATGCGACTCAACCTGCACAGACGGGGTCACAGAAGCCTTCTTCTTACGCTGAATCGtacttttga
- the tbc1d10c gene encoding ecotropic viral integration site 5 ortholog isoform X2 — protein MLSPTSADQKNLSVDSSGSDGESEVGQEPETDRFGFILTNGSAAGSVGPPPELVRHRETKWINIIGQWDRLLLKKTSKVKVQCQKGIPASLRAKCWPLMCGATDKMKQSPELYKSLDVQPALQSWVDVIERDLDRQFPFHEMFLSKDGHGQRGLFRVLKAFTQYQPEEGYCQAQGPVAAVLLMNMPAEEAFWCLVEISEQYLPGYYSPLLEGVLFDAAMLNWVLKRTCPAAHKHLQRHGVEPLMFATDWLMCLYTRHLPFNTLLRVWDLFFCYGVRVLLQVAVVLVRRVLGRAELRKQCQGQMETLERLRGVREEVQEEDNAFIAEVCSVQLSGRDLQKQTEKELERWRKDRPSSTFDPRGRCHGYRMAWARAREKEAERDQKERQKGNLSVSLARSASTLSLSPSLLHKRGKKVGKANTREWEGGGGRVVRHFSMGAKEDWRSRTEFNFKMVPRVQEEDDAVSEGHEEQREVKLTEEREQKELLEEPEMIEIHNVPTEHVGEAVIAEQRLGRGETSATAKEDQLIGTEEGRGISEQEEETNVETHKSEGPTKDLTAEHKQRDELHSNSRTHVLEQQRKQIQHLEIHGKDQEAENQLTGGGRAKAEVENQPEMMEDADADKTKDVEAQEGAPPSKEQMIQVDVEPVESTETENERKTQADTGPTETSPGSEVDSRVEAPTITDPPGETDPQQKVVAETEASSAGDTLEHNHHSGESLTETGPKEESHTQTKTIELTQTQEELEENPATQESETEIVQTVSERHIDSKTEAETLILCSPRYIQSEDCTDLAAHTETEVETPNHTVTESSVEECDADASEPSQDEEGRRLGEHSEAQAAPTQAEERENTNLIAAPQDEEDEEVTRAEAGPLTAAGPDGKTSSEETSSSEEPAPEQPSISQDTVGAVEEERTETPLQNTVGDDVVPISTKPTDPPNADRTLEVQDKESHLLSDQAEPVHRGLTPATGHRSSRSSGDICVRKSSNSSGSRLARRLSADLFIVPEKTGQSQSTPNQLVKVKPGQLQSDPGAVNPTQSPPDATSEVSPSLSADVTPAVQLDTPKRSFGLFRRLRGEQPKKAPKMQIPKILIQDFSDVTGTGKPVEKEGEEKLSSRERRRRRRDRERREKEEERLKKKREKELGKEKEGERRKPQTRGKSFQVQREKGSSDATQPAQTGSQKPSSYAESYF, from the exons ATGTTAAGTCCAACCAGTGCAGACCAGAAGAACCTCAGTGTGGACAGCTCTGGATCTGATGGAGAGTCAGAGGTTGGTCAGGAACCTGAGACCGACCGCTTCGGCTTCATTCTGACCAATGGATCCGCTGCCGG GAGTGTGGGCCCACCACCCGAGTTGGTCAGGCACAGGGAGACCAAATGGATAAATATCATTGGCCAATGGGATCGCCTCTTGCTGAAGAAGACCAGTAAG GTCAAAGTGCAGTGTCAGAAAGGCATCCCGGCCTCTCTGCGGGCCAAGTGCTGGCCTCTGATGTGTGGAGCTACTGACAAGATGAAGCAAAGCCCAGAACTCTACAag TCTTTGGACGTGCAGCCTGCTCTGCAGAGCTGGGTGGACGTGATCGAGAGAGACCTGGATCGACAGTTCCCTTTTCATGAAATGTTCCTTTCAAAGGATGGACATGG gcaGCGGGGCTTGTTCCGGGTGCTGAAAGCTTTCACTCAGTACCAGCCGGAGGAGGGTTACTGCCAGGCACAGGGGCCTGTGGCTGCAGTGCTGCTGATGAACATGCCTGCTGAG GAGGCCTTCTGGTGTCTGGTGGAGATTAGTGAGCAGTACCTGCCCGGATACTACAGCCCTCTGCTG GAAGGAGTCCTGTTTGATGCGGCCATGTTGAACTGGGTCTTGAAGAGGACGTGTCcagctgcacacaaacacctgcagcGCCACGGAGTGGAGCCCCTCATGTTCGCCACGGACTGGCTGATGTGCCTCTACACACGCCACCTGCCCTTCAACACGCTGCTCCGAGTCTGGGACCTCTTTTTCTGCTACG GGGTGCGGGTGCTGCTCCAGGTGGCGGTGGTGCTGGTGCGTCGGGTGCTGGGCCGGGCCGAGCTGAGGAAACAGTGTCAGGGCCAGATGGAGACTCTGGAGAGGCTGAGAGGCGTCAGGGAGGAGGTCCAAGAGGAAGACAACGCTTTCATTGCCGAG GTGTGCTCGGTGCAGCTGTCAGGGAGAGATCTGCAGAAGCAGACGGAGAAGGAGTTAGAAAGGTGGAGGAAAGACAGACCGTCGTCGACATTCGACCCCAGAGGTCGCTGCCATGGATACCGGATGGCGTGGGCGAGGGCACGAGAGAAGGAGGCGGAGCGGGaccagaaagagagacagaaggggaacctgtccgtctctctcgctcgctcggCCTCCACTCTCTCACTGTCTCCATCCCTCCTCCACAAGAGGGGGAAGAAAGTGGGAAAGGCCAACACGCGCGAATGGGAAGGCGGTGGCGGACGAGTTGTGAGGCATTTCTCCATGGGAGCGAAGGAGGACTGGAGGAGCCGCACAGAGTTCAATTTTAAGATGGTGCCGCGCGTCCAAGAGGAGGACGACGCAGTTTCAGAGGGCCACGAAGAACAGAGGGAGGTGAAACTGACGGAAGAGCGGGAACAGAAAGAACTTTTAGAAGAACCTGAAATGATTGAAATTCACAACGTGCCGACAGAGCACGTAGGAGAAGCGGTTATCGCAGAACAGCGGCTTGGACGAGGGGAAACAAGCGCCACTGCGAAGGAGGACCAACTCATCGGGACTGAGGAGGGCAGAGGGATTTCAGAACAGGAGGAAGAAACAAATGTGGAGACGCACAAAAGTGAAGGTCCGACCAAAGATCTGACCGCTGAACACAAACAGAGAGACGAGCTGCACTCCAACAGCCGGACACACGtgctggagcagcagaggaagcaaATCCAGCATCTAGAAATTCATGGGAAAGACCAAGAGGCGGAAAACCAACTGACAGGAGGCGGACGTGCAAAAGCTGAGGTGGAAAATCAGCCTGAGATGATGGAAGATGCTGATGCAGATAAAACCAAAGACGTGGAGGCGCAAGAAGGTGCACCCCCAAGCAAGGAACAGATGATTCAGGTCGACGTGGAACCAGTGGAGAGCACAGAAACTGAAAATGAGCGAAAGACTCAGGCGGACACAGGCCCAACCGAGACAAGCCCAGGCTCAGAGGTGGACAGTCGAGTCGAAGCTCCAACCATCACAGATCCTCCAGGAGAGACAGATCCTCAACAGAAAGTAGTCGCAGAGACGGAGGCAAGCTCAGCGGGAGATACATTAGAACACAATCACCACAGCGGTGAGTCGTTGACCGAAACAGGCCCGAAGGAAGAGTCTCACACCCAAACAAAAACTATTGAACTGACCCAGACtcaggaggagctagaagaaaaTCCAGCCACACAGGAATCGGAGACTGAAATTGTACAAACGGTTTCAGAACGACACATAGACTCAAAGACAGAGGCAGAAACATTAATACTTTGCTCACCGCGATATATTCAATCAGAAGACTGCACGGACCTGGCAGCTCATACGGAGACTGAAGTAGAAACACCAAACCACACGGTGACGGAGTCAAGCGTCGAAGAGTGTGATGCAGACGCTTCTGAACCTTCGCAGGACGAAGAAGGTAGACGTTTGGGTGAACACTCCGAGGCACAGGCTGCTCCAACGCAAGCAGAGGAAAGGGAGAATACTAACTTGATAGCAGCTCCACaggacgaggaagacgaggaggttACACGGGCAGAAGCAGGGCCGCTCACAGCCGCCGGGCCTGACGGGAAGACTAGTTCAGAAGAAACCAGCAGCTCAGAAGAGCCTGCACCTGAACAACCGTCCATCTCCCAGGACACAGTCGGTGCCGTAGAGGAGGAAAGGACAGAAACTCCTCTGCAAAACACCGTAGGAGACGACGTAGTCCCCATTTCCACCAAACCAACAGACCCACCAAATGCTGACAGAACCCTGGAGGTCCAGGACAAAGAATCTCATCTTCTGAGTGACCAGGCTGAGCCGGTTCACAGGGGCCTGACACCAGCCACCGGGCATCGAAGCAGCAGGTCTTCTGGGGACATCTGCGTCCGCAAGTCGTCCAACTCCAGCGGGTCCAGGTTGGCGCGTCGGCTCTCTGCAGATCTCTTCATCGTGCCAGAGAAAACCGGCCAATCACAATCGACTCCTAATCAGTTAGTTAAGGTTAAACCCGGCCAATTACAATCCGACCCCGGAGCGGTAAATCCAACCCAGAGTCCTCCTGACGCAACTTCAGAAGTCTCCCCGTCTTTGTCTGCAGATGTGACTCCAGCGGTTCAGCTTGACACCCCGAAACGCTCGTTCGGTCTCTTCCGCAGGCTGAGGGGAGAACAGCCCAAAAAGGCACCCAAAATGCAAATCCCCAAAATCTTGATTCAGGACTTCAGTGATGTAACAGGCACGGGGAAACCGGTcgaaaaagagggagaagagaaacTAAGctccagggagaggaggaggcggcggagggaccgagagagacgggagaaggaggaggagaggttgaaaaagaagagagagaaggagctggggaaggagaaagaaggagagaggaggaaaccaCAGACGAGGGGGAAGAGTTTCcaggtgcagagagagaaagggagcagTGATGCGACTCAACCTGCACAGACGGGGTCACAGAAGCCTTCTTCTTACGCTGAATCGtacttttga